Proteins from one Cryptomeria japonica chromosome 4, Sugi_1.0, whole genome shotgun sequence genomic window:
- the LOC131047434 gene encoding LOB domain-containing protein 11 produces MKESASSSPCAACKMQRKKCRDNCLLAPYFPQNNPQKFLLVHKVFGTGNVIKLLQDVPAEQRDEAVNSMVFEARERLRDPVNGSSATINNLQRKVAELQAQLVKTQDELSSIRTEHANLVAIVTGYNDASPDHFFFAPSPDDYHTDASYQFDTQDQLWEPLWK; encoded by the exons ATGAAAGAGAGCGCATCGTCAAGCCCATGCGCAGCCTGCAAAATGCAAAGGAAAAAATGCAGAGATAATTGCCTCCTGGCACCATATTTTCCCCAAAATAATCCTCAGAAATTCTTGCTGGTACACAAAGTCTTCGGGACTGGCAACGTTATCAAGTTGCTTCAA GATGTTCCAGCGGAGCAGAGAGACGAAGCCGTAAATAGCATGGTGTTCGAGGCAAGAGAAAGGCTTCGAGATCCTGTGAATGGATCTTCCGCAACAATAAATAATCTTCAGAGAAAAGTCGCAGAGCTGCAAGCACAATTGGTCAAGACGCAGGATGAGCTATCTAGTATTCGCACAGAGCATGCAAATCTTGTAGCCATTGTCACAGGTTATAACGATGCTTCGCCTGACCATTTCTTCTTCGCGCCATCTCCAGACGATTACCACACAGACGCCAGCTATCAATTTGATACACAAGATCAGCTATGGGAACCCCTTTGGAAatga